From the Bacillus tuaregi genome, one window contains:
- a CDS encoding sensor histidine kinase, which produces MLNQLKKWNTLRNQILFIFLIVMIIVLLIVSLLTLRQVSTLLKNNAEKQIQQVALEANGRIDTLYEQINISSRLVTTDEAVQQKLTDVYDGNDITFSDRQQLMGHVNRIMGNTEGIFSIQLYSNNHKRILPLGEGSLMSRVDDKWIDEANKAKGRMVWIGADPNDKNNFLAIRSVSLLERQFKNGGYLLISIDKNYFYMGKELYENNQFVLIDQDQNPIIQNYIGNIKSVINNNENIVQLNQQDYLIIKEDSKLTNWTAIILTPVSSLTEGITGIRTGIILSGIAGGLIFTICSIFLSTIITRPILQLTKTMQQACEGSLTMNPMVPSVNEINKLNRTYNQLVQETNHLIQMVYQKEILRSQSELKALQAQINPHFLFNTLDALHWSLEEKDEEELSELVVAMSDLFRYTITKETDDDWVYLKDEIQHIDNYMEIMKMRFGDRLHWHVSVPLEYKHVRIPKLIIQPLVENAIVHGAGNKAGDSHISVTVIPVSQDNIERINITVQDDGSGMSQERLEWVIQSMKTGGTSQSSGKGMAISNVYKRLQLYYKGFSESELKIDSQLNIGSRVSFEIPVDGGEDSAY; this is translated from the coding sequence ATGCTGAATCAACTAAAAAAATGGAATACACTGCGTAACCAAATTTTGTTTATCTTTTTAATCGTTATGATCATTGTTCTCTTAATTGTCAGTCTACTTACGCTAAGACAAGTCTCAACATTATTAAAAAATAATGCAGAAAAACAAATACAGCAAGTAGCTCTTGAAGCAAATGGACGAATAGATACCCTTTATGAACAAATTAATATTTCCTCTAGACTTGTGACAACGGACGAGGCAGTCCAGCAAAAATTAACAGATGTTTATGATGGAAATGACATAACCTTTAGTGACCGACAGCAATTAATGGGACATGTGAATAGAATAATGGGAAATACAGAAGGTATTTTTTCTATTCAGCTCTATTCCAATAATCACAAACGTATTCTTCCCTTGGGTGAAGGATCGTTAATGAGTCGTGTAGATGATAAATGGATAGACGAAGCGAATAAAGCAAAAGGACGAATGGTTTGGATTGGCGCTGACCCTAACGATAAAAACAACTTCCTTGCCATTCGCAGCGTTAGTCTACTAGAGAGGCAGTTTAAGAATGGCGGATATCTTCTCATCAGTATTGACAAAAATTACTTTTATATGGGAAAAGAACTTTACGAGAACAATCAATTCGTTCTAATAGACCAGGATCAAAATCCAATCATTCAAAACTATATCGGTAACATTAAGAGTGTCATTAACAACAATGAAAACATCGTCCAACTAAATCAGCAGGATTATTTAATTATTAAAGAAGACTCAAAATTAACCAATTGGACTGCTATTATTTTAACTCCTGTAAGCTCACTAACAGAGGGTATAACAGGTATTCGGACAGGCATTATCTTATCAGGAATTGCAGGAGGATTAATTTTTACGATTTGCTCCATTTTCCTATCAACTATTATAACAAGACCTATTTTGCAACTTACAAAAACGATGCAGCAGGCTTGTGAAGGTTCGTTAACCATGAATCCCATGGTCCCTTCTGTCAATGAAATTAATAAATTAAACAGAACGTATAATCAGCTCGTGCAGGAAACAAACCACTTAATCCAAATGGTTTATCAAAAAGAAATCCTGAGGAGTCAAAGCGAATTGAAGGCTCTGCAGGCACAAATTAACCCTCACTTTCTTTTTAATACATTAGATGCACTGCATTGGTCACTTGAAGAAAAAGACGAGGAAGAATTATCAGAGCTTGTTGTTGCTATGTCAGATTTGTTTCGCTATACCATCACAAAAGAAACGGATGATGACTGGGTTTACTTAAAGGATGAAATTCAGCATATCGACAACTATATGGAAATTATGAAAATGCGTTTTGGTGACAGATTGCATTGGCATGTCTCTGTTCCGCTAGAATATAAGCATGTAAGAATACCTAAACTTATCATTCAACCTTTAGTGGAGAATGCTATCGTCCATGGAGCAGGCAATAAAGCTGGAGACAGTCATATTTCTGTAACAGTTATACCTGTTTCACAGGATAACATAGAGAGGATTAACATTACGGTTCAAGATGATGGTTCCGGCATGAGTCAAGAGCGGCTTGAGTGGGTCATTCAATCTATGAAAACTGGCGGGACCTCCCAATCAAGCGGGAAAGGCATGGCTATTTCGAATGTCTATAAGCGTCTGCAATTGTATTATAAAGGATTCTCAGAGTCAGAGCTAAAGATTGACAGTCAATTGAATATAGGTTCAAGAGTATCTTTTGAAATACCGGTTGATGGAGGGGAAGATAGTGCTTACTAA
- a CDS encoding response regulator transcription factor has translation MLTKNIVVVDDEPTTRQGLQRTLERWNNGEFTIHTATSGKEVLQLAKEKRIHILLSDIRMPEMTGLQLLKNIKEMGINPVVIVISAYSEFEYAQEAIRLGVVNYLLKPVGKKKLIDAVEDAVQVLEKQLRVGVIEKVVDEKIADANTKIDSTKDTIRAAIAYIDQHLKHEINQKDVAGHIHLNPSYFSVLFKEQVKLTFSEYVTRRRIQRAKELMISTNLPINEIAEEVGYKTSKYFIKLFKENEGVTPSAYRKTHNERAF, from the coding sequence GTGCTTACTAAAAATATCGTAGTCGTTGATGATGAACCAACAACACGGCAAGGCTTACAAAGAACCTTAGAGCGCTGGAATAATGGTGAATTTACAATCCACACTGCGACAAGCGGAAAAGAGGTCCTTCAGCTTGCGAAGGAGAAAAGAATCCATATTTTGCTTTCCGATATTCGAATGCCCGAGATGACCGGCCTACAGCTATTAAAGAATATTAAGGAAATGGGAATCAATCCTGTGGTCATTGTCATTTCAGCCTATTCCGAATTTGAATATGCCCAGGAAGCTATAAGGCTTGGTGTCGTTAATTATCTTCTAAAACCGGTAGGTAAAAAGAAACTGATTGATGCCGTTGAAGACGCTGTGCAAGTCTTGGAAAAGCAGCTGCGTGTTGGAGTCATTGAGAAAGTTGTGGATGAAAAAATTGCCGATGCCAACACGAAAATTGATTCTACGAAAGACACAATTCGCGCGGCTATTGCCTATATTGATCAACACCTAAAGCATGAAATAAATCAAAAGGATGTAGCTGGTCATATTCACTTAAATCCTAGTTATTTCAGCGTACTGTTTAAGGAACAGGTCAAGCTCACCTTCAGTGAATATGTAACAAGACGAAGAATTCAGCGCGCTAAAGAATTAATGATTTCAACCAATCTCCCTATTAATGAAATTGCTGAGGAAGTCGGCTATAAAACCTCAAAATACTTTATAAAACTATTCAAAGAAAATGAAGGAGTGACACCAAGCGCCTACCGAAAAACACACAATGAAAGGGCTTTCTAA
- a CDS encoding PucR family transcriptional regulator → MLKKLQTYFPTAITTSVPPTIEGKEFYWFKEERNDSFWLGVPKLDINQSELELLSTLYERVSLEQSVNLAGSAKEWFSFLFNKENLPVHENSQIRFIQFQINSMDQGIKNTEMAIKEFFHKCLAFIWLDEFNGVIIEEKNELAYSGDDFQSISITLESDFYIKSRFYIGKFRNGTKKLRDSFFLEREIFFEALNHSTKERIFTFENIFPTLLAVNLPSASSILLHNDVIQTLKDDSELRETMEVFLESHSNTSLAAKKLYVHRNTLQYRLNRFSEKTTIDLKNINSILTVYIACLLAKNLE, encoded by the coding sequence ATGCTAAAAAAACTACAGACCTACTTTCCAACAGCAATCACTACGAGTGTTCCACCTACAATAGAAGGTAAGGAGTTTTATTGGTTTAAGGAAGAAAGAAATGATTCCTTCTGGCTTGGAGTTCCAAAGTTGGATATAAATCAAAGCGAACTTGAGCTATTGAGCACTCTTTATGAAAGGGTCTCTCTTGAGCAATCAGTAAATTTAGCCGGTTCAGCAAAAGAGTGGTTTTCTTTCCTATTCAACAAAGAGAATTTACCTGTTCATGAAAATTCGCAAATCCGTTTTATCCAGTTTCAAATTAATTCCATGGATCAAGGAATCAAAAATACTGAAATGGCTATCAAGGAATTCTTCCATAAATGTTTGGCCTTCATCTGGCTTGATGAATTCAATGGAGTCATTATTGAAGAAAAAAATGAGCTTGCTTACAGCGGAGATGATTTCCAGTCCATCTCTATCACGCTTGAAAGTGACTTTTATATTAAGTCCCGTTTTTATATAGGGAAATTCCGAAACGGAACAAAGAAGTTGAGAGATTCCTTCTTCCTTGAAAGGGAGATTTTTTTTGAGGCGTTAAATCATTCTACTAAAGAACGGATTTTTACCTTTGAAAATATTTTTCCTACACTATTAGCCGTTAATCTACCAAGCGCATCAAGTATACTTCTTCATAACGATGTTATACAAACTTTAAAGGATGATTCTGAACTAAGAGAGACCATGGAGGTCTTTCTCGAAAGTCATTCAAATACATCCCTTGCAGCCAAGAAGCTATACGTCCATCGAAATACCTTGCAATATCGGCTGAATCGTTTTTCTGAAAAAACAACCATCGATTTAAAAAATATTAATAGTATACTAACCGTCTATATTGCCTGTTTGTTAGCCAAAAATTTAGAGTAA
- a CDS encoding extracellular solute-binding protein, with the protein MKKKKAFTALMSMAIAGGLILGGCSSSDDSSKESSNSSDKTVVKMMHLWPEGSSNAQFTIVDDIIKSYEKENPDVDIQTEILGNEQYKEKIKVLSASNELPDVGITWAAGYMKPFVDGEMFAPLDDIVEQDKFVAGTLDAFSVDEKPYAVPLELNITPVYYNKEIFKKYNLEAPKTYDEFLNVVKTLSDNGVTPITLGNKDRWTGSMWYMYLADRIGGPEVLNNAIDRTGSFEDPALVKAAEEVKKLVDMGAFVKGYNGLSNDEAKGYFMNEQAAMYLMATWELPNYTTTPDVSQEFKDKVGYFKFPAYEGGKGDIDSYVGGPGVGLFVSDQSKVKDEAKAFVSYLVEEWGKRSVVDAGVIPATFVDTSNGDLHPMYIDILKDLENATNLTLYADVQMSAKVADVHLNQIQSLFGGQSTPKDFTKAQEDALAAEK; encoded by the coding sequence GTGAAGAAAAAGAAAGCGTTTACCGCGCTAATGTCTATGGCAATAGCTGGCGGCTTAATATTAGGAGGCTGCTCATCCTCAGATGATTCAAGTAAGGAAAGCAGTAATAGTAGTGATAAAACAGTTGTTAAAATGATGCATTTATGGCCTGAGGGCAGTTCAAATGCTCAGTTTACCATTGTTGATGACATTATCAAATCTTACGAAAAAGAAAACCCTGATGTAGATATCCAAACAGAAATTCTTGGAAATGAGCAATACAAGGAAAAAATCAAAGTATTATCAGCTTCAAACGAACTTCCTGATGTAGGGATTACGTGGGCAGCTGGTTATATGAAACCATTCGTTGACGGAGAAATGTTCGCTCCTTTAGATGATATTGTAGAGCAGGATAAATTCGTCGCAGGTACGCTTGATGCTTTCTCGGTTGACGAAAAGCCATACGCCGTACCACTTGAGTTAAATATCACTCCTGTGTACTACAACAAAGAAATCTTTAAAAAATATAATCTAGAGGCGCCAAAAACATATGACGAGTTCTTAAATGTTGTTAAAACACTCTCTGATAACGGCGTAACTCCAATCACACTAGGAAACAAAGACCGCTGGACAGGCTCTATGTGGTATATGTACCTTGCAGATCGTATCGGTGGTCCTGAAGTATTAAATAATGCTATCGACCGTACTGGAAGCTTTGAAGACCCAGCTTTAGTAAAAGCCGCTGAGGAAGTCAAGAAACTAGTTGATATGGGAGCATTTGTTAAAGGATATAACGGTCTATCAAATGATGAAGCAAAAGGCTACTTCATGAATGAACAAGCTGCTATGTACTTAATGGCAACTTGGGAGCTACCAAACTATACAACAACTCCAGATGTATCACAAGAATTCAAGGACAAAGTAGGTTATTTCAAGTTCCCAGCTTATGAAGGCGGAAAAGGGGATATTGATAGTTATGTAGGTGGCCCTGGTGTTGGTCTATTCGTATCTGATCAATCTAAAGTGAAAGACGAAGCAAAAGCATTTGTTTCTTATCTAGTTGAAGAGTGGGGCAAGCGCTCTGTTGTTGATGCTGGTGTGATCCCTGCAACTTTCGTTGACACATCTAACGGTGACCTTCACCCAATGTACATTGACATTCTTAAAGATTTAGAAAATGCTACTAACCTTACACTTTATGCGGATGTTCAAATGTCAGCTAAAGTAGCAGATGTTCACTTAAATCAGATTCAATCATTATTCGGTGGACAGTCGACTCCAAAAGACTTTACAAAAGCACAGGAAGACGCTCTTGCTGCTGAGAAATAA
- a CDS encoding ABC transporter ATP-binding protein, whose product MAELKLEHIYKIYDNKVTAVNDFNLHIQDKEFIVFVGPSGCGKSTTLRMVAGLEEISKGDFYIDNQRVNDLAPKDRDIAMVFQNYALYPHMSVYDNMAFGLKLRNFPKDEIDRRVKEAAKILGLEEYLKRKPKALSGGQRQRVALGRAIVRDAKVFLMDEPLSNLDAKLRVQMRTEIIKLHRRLNTTTIYVTHDQTEAMTMATRLVVMKDGIIQQVGSPKEVYEKPENIFVGGFIGSPAMNFFNGKIADGKFVIGETSIGIPEGKMKVLREEGYVGKEIVLGIRPEDFHDEQIFIDTYKDTTIKINVEVSELTGAETMIYSSLEGQALVARIDSRSHIAAGTSIELALDMNKLHFFDKDTEKRIHTESE is encoded by the coding sequence ATGGCAGAATTAAAATTAGAACATATATATAAAATCTATGACAACAAAGTTACAGCTGTAAATGACTTTAATCTTCATATTCAAGATAAAGAATTCATCGTCTTTGTTGGACCATCTGGTTGCGGAAAATCTACTACTCTCCGAATGGTTGCCGGACTTGAGGAAATTTCAAAAGGCGACTTCTACATTGATAATCAAAGAGTGAACGATTTAGCTCCTAAGGATCGCGACATTGCAATGGTATTCCAGAACTATGCCCTTTATCCGCATATGTCAGTTTATGACAACATGGCTTTTGGCCTGAAACTGCGTAATTTTCCAAAGGATGAAATTGACCGTCGTGTAAAAGAAGCAGCAAAAATATTGGGGCTAGAGGAATACCTAAAGCGTAAACCAAAAGCTCTTTCAGGTGGTCAACGTCAGCGTGTAGCATTAGGCCGTGCCATTGTACGTGATGCTAAGGTTTTCTTGATGGACGAGCCATTATCCAACCTTGATGCTAAACTCCGTGTACAAATGCGTACAGAAATTATCAAACTTCACCGCCGTTTAAACACAACCACTATTTACGTTACTCATGACCAAACAGAGGCCATGACAATGGCTACTCGTCTTGTTGTGATGAAGGATGGAATTATCCAGCAAGTAGGTTCTCCGAAAGAAGTCTATGAGAAGCCAGAAAATATTTTTGTTGGTGGCTTTATCGGCTCCCCTGCGATGAACTTCTTTAATGGAAAAATTGCGGATGGCAAGTTTGTGATTGGAGAAACTTCTATCGGGATTCCAGAAGGAAAGATGAAGGTATTACGCGAGGAAGGATATGTAGGAAAAGAGATTGTCCTAGGAATTCGTCCAGAAGATTTCCATGATGAACAAATTTTTATCGATACCTATAAGGATACAACGATTAAGATCAACGTAGAGGTATCTGAGCTAACAGGGGCGGAAACAATGATTTATTCTTCTTTAGAAGGTCAAGCACTTGTGGCACGTATCGATTCGCGCTCGCATATCGCAGCAGGAACTAGTATCGAGCTTGCCCTTGATATGAACAAGCTGCATTTCTTTGATAAAGACACAGAAAAGAGAATTCATACAGAGAGTGAGTAA